One Pantoea trifolii DNA segment encodes these proteins:
- a CDS encoding urea amidolyase associated protein UAAP1, with protein MKPYQTLLPSGAHWSLVMRSGSALTLTDVEGGANVGLLFYNPENLLERYNAPDTLKCQHTFRLTAGHCLYSDMGRIFCGIEHDSFGWHESVCGTLNAEQTAARFGASTYQQARNLRHQNGYDSFLVELAKYGLGQRDMASCLNLFAQVRADDNGTLRLERQGAAGASVRLRFAMDTLVLLHTCPHPLSASLDYPRQPVQIELDAQHAPLPEICLQRAENQRGLRNNALYQLQGEM; from the coding sequence ATGAAGCCTTATCAAACCTTGTTGCCGAGCGGCGCGCACTGGTCGCTGGTGATGCGCAGCGGCAGCGCGCTGACTCTTACCGATGTGGAAGGTGGCGCCAACGTCGGCCTGCTGTTTTACAACCCGGAAAACCTGCTGGAGCGCTATAACGCGCCCGACACCTTGAAGTGCCAGCACACTTTCCGCCTCACCGCCGGTCACTGTCTCTATTCAGATATGGGACGCATTTTCTGCGGCATTGAACACGACAGCTTCGGCTGGCACGAAAGCGTGTGCGGCACGCTGAATGCCGAACAAACCGCCGCGCGCTTTGGTGCCAGCACCTATCAACAGGCGCGCAACCTGCGCCATCAAAACGGCTACGACAGCTTTCTCGTCGAGCTGGCGAAGTATGGGCTCGGCCAGCGCGATATGGCGTCCTGCCTCAATCTGTTTGCGCAGGTGCGCGCCGACGATAACGGCACTTTGCGGCTGGAACGTCAGGGCGCGGCGGGTGCCAGCGTGCGTTTACGTTTTGCGATGGACACGCTGGTGCTGCTGCACACTTGCCCGCATCCGCTGAGCGCATCGCTGGATTATCCGCGCCAGCCGGTGCAGATCGAACTGGATGCTCAGCACGCGCCATTACCCGAAATCTGTCTGCAACGTGCTGAAAATCAACGCGGCTTGCGTAATAACGCGCTGTATCAACTGCAAGGAGAAATGTGA
- a CDS encoding organic hydroperoxide resistance protein yields the protein MSLEQVVYTAKAKATGGRDGRATSSDNVLDVKLGVPKEMGGAGGEVTNPEQLFAAGYSACFLGAMKFVAGRDKIAMPKDAWIEGEVGIGPIPNGFGIEAKLNIHLPEMDAAEAQKLVDAAHIVCPYSNATRGNIDVTLNIIN from the coding sequence ATGTCTTTAGAACAAGTTGTTTATACTGCAAAAGCAAAAGCCACCGGCGGTCGTGATGGTCGTGCGACTTCTTCTGACAACGTGCTGGATGTAAAACTGGGCGTGCCAAAAGAGATGGGCGGCGCAGGCGGCGAAGTGACTAACCCAGAGCAGCTGTTTGCCGCGGGTTATTCAGCCTGTTTCCTCGGCGCGATGAAGTTTGTAGCTGGCCGCGACAAGATTGCGATGCCGAAAGATGCATGGATTGAAGGCGAAGTGGGTATTGGCCCAATCCCGAACGGTTTCGGAATTGAAGCCAAGCTGAATATCCATCTGCCAGAAATGGATGCGGCTGAAGCGCAGAAGCTGGTGGATGCGGCGCACATCGTTTGCCCATACTCAAACGCAACGCGTGGCAACATCGACGTGACGCTGAACATCATCAACTAA
- the eptB gene encoding kdo(2)-lipid A phosphoethanolamine 7''-transferase — translation MNYIKSLTQQKLSLLLALYLGILLNLPIFYRRFDGFLTKSNISNWLSAAAEVMAAVLLTFFLMRLLSLGGKWAYRILATLTVIISVAAAYYMAFFNVVIGYGIIASVMTTDIDLSKEVIGLHFVLWMVLVSALPLLLIWRNNLSHTLIEQLKTPGQRLKPIAVMLLSVALVWLPIRYFDKLQKVNEEITNIDLPSYGGVVAHSYLPSNWIAALGLFAWTKVDEEWDGQELLDPAKKFTYVAPAGIDDTYMVFVIGETTRWDHMGMLGYDRDTTPKLSKEKNLVAFRGESCDTATKLSLRCMFVREGGTMDNPGRTLKEQNVFAVLKELGFTSELFAMQSEVWFYDNADTNNFSFREQIGSEKRNQGKAVDDMLLVPELQASLQRFPKGKHVVILHTKGSHYLYSQRYPRDFARYKPECMGVDEKCSKAQLINAYDNSILYVDTMLDSVLDQLRDKKAIVFYASDHGESISENMHLHGTPREMAPPEQFRVPMMVWASDKYLEDPTNRSNFERLQAQQRVGKTHRHVELFDTIMGCLGYTSPDGGIKDANNWCSAPAATPAKPL, via the coding sequence ATGAATTATATTAAAAGTTTAACGCAGCAAAAGCTGTCTCTGCTGCTTGCCCTCTATCTGGGCATCTTATTGAATTTGCCAATATTTTATCGCCGCTTTGACGGCTTTTTAACAAAATCCAATATCTCAAATTGGCTCTCAGCTGCCGCAGAAGTGATGGCTGCCGTACTTCTCACCTTTTTCCTGATGCGCCTGCTGTCGCTGGGCGGGAAATGGGCTTATCGCATACTGGCCACACTCACCGTGATCATTTCTGTTGCTGCCGCCTATTACATGGCGTTTTTCAACGTGGTGATTGGTTACGGCATTATCGCCTCGGTGATGACCACCGATATCGATCTCTCTAAAGAAGTGATTGGCCTGCATTTCGTGTTGTGGATGGTGCTGGTGAGCGCGCTGCCGCTGCTGCTTATCTGGCGCAATAACCTCAGCCACACGCTGATTGAACAACTTAAAACGCCTGGCCAACGTCTGAAGCCGATAGCCGTTATGCTGCTTAGCGTCGCGCTGGTGTGGCTGCCAATTCGCTATTTCGACAAGCTGCAAAAGGTGAATGAAGAAATCACCAACATCGATTTACCGAGTTATGGCGGCGTGGTGGCGCACTCCTATCTGCCATCCAACTGGATCGCCGCACTGGGCCTGTTTGCCTGGACTAAAGTCGATGAAGAGTGGGATGGCCAGGAGTTGCTCGATCCGGCGAAGAAATTTACCTACGTCGCGCCAGCGGGCATCGACGATACCTATATGGTGTTCGTGATTGGTGAAACCACGCGCTGGGATCACATGGGGATGCTTGGCTACGATCGTGATACCACGCCGAAGCTGTCGAAAGAGAAGAATCTGGTCGCGTTCCGTGGTGAATCTTGTGATACCGCCACCAAGCTGTCGCTGCGCTGCATGTTCGTGCGCGAAGGCGGCACCATGGATAATCCGGGTCGCACGCTGAAAGAACAAAACGTTTTCGCTGTATTGAAAGAGCTGGGCTTTACGTCTGAGTTGTTCGCGATGCAGAGCGAAGTGTGGTTCTACGATAACGCTGACACCAATAACTTCTCGTTCCGCGAGCAGATTGGCTCAGAGAAGCGTAATCAGGGCAAAGCGGTCGATGACATGCTGTTAGTGCCGGAGTTACAGGCATCGTTACAACGCTTCCCGAAAGGCAAGCATGTGGTGATTCTGCACACTAAAGGCTCGCACTACCTTTATTCTCAGCGTTACCCGCGTGATTTCGCGCGCTATAAGCCGGAATGCATGGGCGTTGATGAGAAGTGCAGTAAAGCGCAGTTGATTAATGCCTATGACAACTCGATTTTGTACGTTGATACCATGCTGGACAGCGTGCTCGATCAACTGCGTGATAAGAAGGCGATTGTGTTCTACGCCTCCGATCACGGTGAGTCGATTAGCGAGAATATGCACTTGCACGGCACGCCGCGCGAGATGGCGCCACCGGAGCAATTCCGCGTACCGATGATGGTGTGGGCTTCTGATAAGTATCTTGAGGACCCAACTAACCGCAGCAACTTCGAACGTTTGCAGGCACAGCAGCGCGTGGGTAAAACTCATCGCCATGTTGAGCTGTTCGATACCATTATGGGTTGCCTCGGCTACACCTCGCCAGACGGCGGAATTAAAGATGCGAATAACTGGTGTTCGGCACCGGCAGCCACGCCGGCTAAACCGCTTTGA
- a CDS encoding ABC transporter permease, producing MRKLINYQPLPLGRLLLGILPLLALLLVYLFASDARLSLNAADKLLPGFNVMGDAISRMAFQPSPRTGEYLLWSDTAASLLRLLCGVAISALLALALGLFTGALPVVRAVLAPLVTLFALVPPLAILPILFICFGLGEVSKVVLIVIGITPLITRDLQLQVQKIPREQLVKAQTLGAHSAQILWRVILPQLMPRLLDAVRLSLASAWLFLIAAEAIAATEGLGYRIFLMRRYLAMDVILPYVAWIALLAFLLDLLLRLISRRCWPWYHAK from the coding sequence ATGCGTAAGTTGATCAACTACCAACCGCTGCCGCTGGGGCGCTTGCTGCTGGGCATCTTGCCGCTGCTGGCGCTGCTGCTGGTGTATCTGTTCGCGTCGGATGCGCGTCTCAGCCTGAATGCGGCAGACAAGCTGTTGCCGGGCTTTAACGTCATGGGCGACGCCATCAGCCGCATGGCGTTTCAGCCCAGCCCGCGCACCGGTGAATACCTGCTGTGGAGCGATACCGCCGCCAGTCTGCTGCGTTTGCTGTGTGGCGTGGCGATCAGCGCGCTATTGGCGCTGGCGCTGGGTCTGTTCACCGGCGCGCTGCCGGTGGTGCGGGCGGTGCTGGCGCCGCTGGTGACGTTGTTTGCACTGGTACCGCCGCTGGCGATTCTGCCGATTCTGTTTATCTGTTTTGGCCTCGGCGAAGTGTCGAAAGTGGTGCTGATTGTCATTGGCATCACGCCGTTGATTACCCGCGATTTGCAGCTGCAGGTGCAGAAAATCCCGCGCGAGCAGCTGGTGAAGGCGCAGACGCTTGGCGCGCACAGCGCGCAGATTTTGTGGCGCGTGATCCTGCCGCAGCTGATGCCGCGCCTGTTGGATGCGGTGCGGCTGTCGCTGGCGTCGGCGTGGCTGTTTTTAATTGCCGCCGAGGCTATCGCCGCCACAGAAGGTTTGGGTTATCGCATCTTCCTGATGCGGCGTTATCTGGCAATGGATGTGATTCTGCCGTACGTGGCGTGGATCGCGCTGCTGGCCTTCCTGCTCGACCTGTTGCTGCGGCTGATTAGCCGTCGCTGCTGGCCGTGGTATCACGCGAAATAA
- a CDS encoding MarR family winged helix-turn-helix transcriptional regulator, whose product MNSNQDDKKVKQAPLQLDQQLCFALYSANLAMHKVYRQLLSRLEITYPQYLVMLVLWNQDDVTVSEIGEQLFLDSATLTPLLKRLESAGLLRRQRSRQDERQVVVTLTDEGRALREKAESIPEAIQCATACDDQAMASLKGQLDELRDSLYRAN is encoded by the coding sequence ATGAACAGTAATCAAGATGACAAAAAAGTGAAGCAGGCGCCACTTCAGTTAGATCAGCAGCTCTGCTTTGCGCTGTATTCGGCGAATCTCGCGATGCACAAAGTCTATCGCCAGCTGCTATCCAGGCTGGAGATTACCTATCCGCAATATCTGGTGATGCTGGTGCTGTGGAATCAGGACGATGTGACGGTTTCCGAGATTGGTGAGCAGCTGTTTCTTGATTCAGCAACGCTGACGCCGCTGCTGAAACGTCTGGAGAGCGCGGGTTTACTGCGACGCCAGCGTTCACGCCAGGATGAGCGTCAGGTTGTGGTGACGTTGACCGATGAAGGTCGAGCGTTGCGTGAGAAAGCGGAAAGCATTCCGGAAGCCATTCAGTGTGCGACGGCCTGCGATGATCAGGCAATGGCGTCACTGAAAGGTCAGTTAGACGAGTTGCGCGACAGCCTTTACCGCGCCAATTGA
- a CDS encoding HTH-type transcriptional regulator translates to MELKDPMVELLSSLEQIVLTRDAKPSVSEISINQTTVPEPQRLREMTGMQVDEFARVMGVSVSSVKSWEAQRTRPSATARKLMKLLQANPYLGRQLLE, encoded by the coding sequence ATGGAATTAAAAGATCCCATGGTCGAGTTGCTCAGCAGCCTTGAGCAGATTGTTTTGACACGTGACGCTAAGCCATCCGTATCAGAAATTTCTATCAACCAGACTACAGTTCCCGAGCCGCAGCGTTTACGCGAAATGACCGGCATGCAGGTTGACGAATTTGCCCGCGTGATGGGTGTTAGCGTTTCGTCAGTTAAAAGCTGGGAGGCGCAACGTACGCGTCCTTCCGCTACGGCGCGCAAACTGATGAAGCTGTTACAAGCTAACCCGTATTTAGGGCGCCAGCTGCTGGAGTAA
- the uca gene encoding urea carboxylase, whose product MIDRVLIANRGAIAVRIIRTLQAMNIRAIAVYAEADRHARHVRLADEAWSLGEGQVRDTYLNQDKLLAIAAQSGAQALHPGYGFLSENPEFVTRCTAAGVHFLGPSAEQMAAFGLKHSARALAEQNNVPLLPGSGLLASLAEAQQMAAQIGYPVMLKSTAGGGGIGMQRCDDAEQLDAAFTRVKRLAGNNFADDGVFLEKFIARARHIEVQIFGDGAGEVIALGERDCSAQRRNQKVLEETPAPGLSAAVRAQLQATAVRLARAVNYRSAGTVEYVYDDASQQFWFLEVNTRLQVEHGVTEMVYGVDLVRWMVELAQQTLPPLADLQPVAQGHAIQVRLYAEDPAKQFQPSAGLLSHVQFPTEIEDATLRIDSSVESGMEVSPFYDPMLAKVIVHAADRASALGSMVQALHVTELYGIETNLLWLRQLCTLPEVQQGCIITATLGTLQWQPPTLDIISGGTLTTVQDAPGRIGYWHVGVPPSGPFDSRAFQLGNRLLDNDAQAAGLEITLRGPTLRFNQACSFVLTGAPIAAQLDQQRLPMNQRLTAQAGQTLTLGEVRDGSRSYLLLAGGLDTPRYLGSRSTFTLGKFGGHAGRALRAGDVLHLAAPQVLSAATLPDELLPQLNGCWQLRVIYGPHGAPTFFTDDDIAAFFAAEWQVHYNSSRTGIRLIGPKPTWARSDGGEAGMHPSNIHDNAYAFGTVDFTGDMPVILGPDGPSLGGFVCPATVIEADLWKLGQLKAGDRVQFQPIDLFTADHLAQAQRDEIIKLQSQPITVNAALPLIDPVLHHHAAADQRPSLSIRAAGDRFLLVEYGDLQLDIALRFRVHALMQWLEAHPLPGQLELTPGIRSLQIHYDAQLCARSELLAQILHADLALGSLADAAVPSRTVWLPLSWDDAACREAIVRYDQSVRPNAPWCPSNIEFIRRINGLDSIESVKEIVFSASYLVMGLGDVYLGAPVATPLDPRHRLVTTKYNPARTWTAENSVGIGGAYMCVYGMEGPGGYQFVGRTMQMWNRDRPTAAFTQPWLLRFFDQIRFYPVEADELLQIRERFPWGDYPLRVEQGEFRLADYQAMLTQQAQEIDAFQQQRQQAFDEELARWRAEGQFTFDSQLQAQSGEESVVPAGCHPVESQVAGSVWQWLVEEGSEIRAGATVGILESMKMEIPIVAPVSGKIHSLTRLSGQQVQAGQLLMVIDPKVA is encoded by the coding sequence ATGATTGATCGCGTATTAATTGCCAACCGTGGCGCGATTGCCGTGCGCATTATTCGTACCCTGCAAGCCATGAATATCCGGGCGATTGCCGTGTATGCCGAAGCCGACCGCCATGCGCGCCATGTGCGTCTGGCGGATGAAGCCTGGTCGCTCGGCGAAGGTCAGGTGCGAGACACTTATCTCAATCAGGATAAATTGCTGGCGATAGCCGCGCAGAGTGGCGCGCAGGCGCTGCATCCGGGCTACGGTTTTCTCAGTGAAAATCCAGAATTTGTCACGCGCTGCACAGCGGCGGGCGTGCATTTTCTTGGGCCGAGCGCCGAGCAGATGGCGGCTTTTGGCCTGAAACACAGCGCGCGTGCGCTGGCCGAACAGAACAACGTACCGCTGCTGCCGGGCAGCGGCTTACTGGCTTCGCTGGCCGAGGCGCAGCAGATGGCGGCGCAGATTGGCTATCCGGTGATGCTGAAAAGCACCGCGGGCGGCGGCGGGATTGGCATGCAGCGCTGTGACGATGCCGAACAGCTCGACGCGGCATTTACCCGCGTGAAGCGCCTGGCAGGCAACAACTTCGCCGACGATGGCGTATTTTTAGAGAAGTTCATTGCGCGTGCGCGCCATATCGAAGTGCAGATTTTTGGCGACGGCGCAGGTGAAGTGATCGCGCTCGGTGAGCGTGATTGTTCGGCGCAACGCCGTAATCAAAAGGTGCTGGAAGAGACACCCGCACCGGGCTTGAGCGCAGCGGTGCGCGCGCAGTTGCAGGCCACCGCCGTCAGGCTCGCGCGAGCGGTGAACTATCGCAGCGCGGGCACGGTGGAATATGTGTATGACGATGCCAGCCAGCAGTTCTGGTTCCTTGAAGTGAACACGCGTTTGCAGGTAGAACATGGCGTCACCGAAATGGTGTATGGCGTCGATCTGGTGCGCTGGATGGTGGAACTGGCACAGCAAACATTACCGCCGCTGGCAGATTTGCAGCCGGTCGCGCAAGGTCACGCCATTCAGGTACGGCTTTACGCCGAAGATCCCGCTAAGCAGTTCCAGCCCAGCGCCGGATTGCTCAGCCATGTGCAGTTCCCGACTGAGATTGAGGATGCCACGCTGCGTATCGACAGCAGCGTTGAGAGCGGCATGGAAGTTTCGCCGTTTTACGATCCAATGCTGGCGAAAGTGATTGTGCATGCCGCCGACCGCGCCAGCGCGCTCGGCAGCATGGTGCAGGCGCTGCACGTCACCGAATTGTACGGCATCGAAACCAATTTGCTGTGGCTGCGCCAGTTGTGCACGCTGCCGGAAGTGCAGCAGGGATGCATCATCACCGCCACCCTCGGCACCCTGCAGTGGCAGCCGCCAACGCTGGATATTATCAGCGGCGGCACCTTAACCACGGTGCAGGACGCGCCGGGCCGCATCGGCTATTGGCATGTTGGCGTGCCGCCTTCCGGTCCGTTCGACAGCCGCGCGTTCCAGCTCGGCAATCGCCTGTTAGATAATGATGCCCAAGCCGCCGGGCTGGAGATCACCTTGCGTGGCCCGACGCTGCGCTTTAACCAGGCCTGCAGTTTTGTACTGACCGGCGCGCCGATTGCCGCGCAACTCGATCAACAAAGGTTACCGATGAACCAGCGGCTAACGGCGCAGGCCGGGCAAACACTGACGCTCGGTGAAGTGCGCGATGGCAGCCGCAGCTATCTGCTGCTGGCTGGTGGCCTCGACACGCCGCGTTATCTGGGTAGCCGCAGCACTTTTACCCTCGGCAAATTTGGGGGTCATGCCGGACGCGCGCTGCGCGCCGGTGACGTGCTGCATCTCGCCGCGCCGCAGGTGCTGAGTGCCGCAACATTGCCTGACGAACTGCTGCCGCAACTTAACGGTTGCTGGCAGCTGCGGGTGATTTACGGCCCGCATGGCGCGCCCACCTTCTTCACCGATGACGACATCGCGGCATTTTTTGCCGCTGAGTGGCAAGTGCACTACAACTCCAGCCGCACCGGCATTCGCCTGATCGGCCCAAAACCGACCTGGGCGCGCAGCGACGGCGGCGAGGCGGGCATGCATCCTTCGAACATCCATGACAATGCCTACGCCTTCGGCACGGTGGATTTTACCGGCGATATGCCGGTGATCCTCGGCCCGGATGGCCCATCGCTGGGTGGATTTGTCTGCCCGGCAACGGTGATCGAGGCCGATCTGTGGAAGCTGGGGCAACTGAAAGCCGGCGATCGCGTGCAGTTCCAGCCGATCGATCTTTTCACCGCCGATCACCTGGCGCAGGCGCAGCGGGACGAGATCATCAAACTGCAATCTCAACCGATTACAGTGAACGCGGCGCTGCCGTTGATTGATCCTGTGCTGCACCATCATGCGGCAGCGGATCAACGTCCTTCGCTCTCTATTCGAGCAGCGGGCGACCGTTTCCTGCTGGTGGAATATGGCGATTTGCAGCTGGATATCGCGCTGCGTTTTCGCGTGCATGCGCTAATGCAATGGCTGGAAGCGCATCCGCTGCCGGGGCAACTGGAATTGACGCCTGGCATCCGCTCGCTACAAATCCATTATGACGCGCAGCTGTGTGCAAGAAGTGAGCTATTGGCGCAAATATTGCACGCTGATTTAGCATTGGGGAGCCTGGCCGATGCGGCCGTGCCTTCGCGCACCGTATGGCTGCCGCTCAGCTGGGATGATGCAGCCTGCCGTGAAGCGATTGTGCGCTACGACCAATCCGTCAGACCGAATGCGCCGTGGTGCCCAAGCAATATTGAATTCATTCGCCGCATCAATGGGCTGGATAGCATTGAGTCGGTAAAAGAGATCGTCTTTAGCGCTTCTTATCTGGTGATGGGATTGGGCGATGTCTATCTCGGTGCGCCGGTGGCGACGCCACTCGATCCACGTCATCGCCTGGTGACCACCAAATACAATCCGGCGCGCACCTGGACGGCGGAGAATTCGGTGGGGATCGGCGGCGCTTATATGTGCGTGTACGGCATGGAAGGGCCGGGCGGTTATCAGTTTGTTGGACGTACCATGCAGATGTGGAACCGCGATCGCCCAACAGCCGCGTTTACCCAGCCCTGGTTACTGCGCTTCTTCGATCAAATTCGTTTTTATCCGGTAGAAGCCGACGAGCTGCTGCAGATTCGTGAGCGTTTTCCGTGGGGCGATTATCCGCTGCGCGTGGAACAGGGCGAATTCCGTCTCGCCGACTATCAGGCAATGCTGACGCAGCAAGCGCAGGAGATTGATGCCTTCCAACAACAGCGCCAGCAGGCATTTGATGAGGAGTTGGCGCGCTGGCGAGCCGAAGGGCAGTTTACCTTCGATAGCCAGCTGCAAGCGCAGAGCGGCGAAGAGAGTGTGGTGCCAGCCGGATGTCATCCCGTTGAGAGTCAGGTGGCCGGCAGCGTGTGGCAATGGTTGGTGGAGGAAGGCAGTGAAATTCGTGCGGGTGCCACGGTCGGCATCCTCGAATCAATGAAGATGGAAATCCCGATCGTCGCGCCCGTCAGTGGAAAAATCCATAGTCTGACGCGGCTGTCTGGGCAGCAAGTGCAGGCGGGTCAATTACTTATGGTGATCGACCCAAAAGTGGCATAA
- a CDS encoding ABC transporter ATP-binding protein: MPLLQLKNLEKHYGQQVVLERLNIEVEEGEFVAIVGASGCGKTTFLNMLLGTEAPSKGQLLLDGEPIPDEPDAHRGVVFQRYSVFPHLTVLGNVMLGDEFSSARWLGRVWGKKRQAIRQRAQAMLAQVGLEHAQNKYPHQLSGGMQQRLALAQALMKQPRILLLDEPFGALDPGIRGEMHQLITRLWQQHNLTIFMITHDLKEGFSLASRLLVFDKLRHDPHAPEAWGATITYDLPLDRAQPSEPLVA; this comes from the coding sequence ATGCCGTTACTGCAACTGAAAAACCTTGAGAAACATTACGGCCAGCAAGTGGTGCTGGAGCGCCTCAATATCGAGGTCGAAGAGGGCGAGTTTGTGGCGATTGTCGGTGCGTCCGGCTGCGGCAAAACCACCTTCCTGAATATGCTGCTCGGCACTGAAGCGCCCAGCAAAGGCCAGCTGTTACTGGATGGCGAACCGATTCCCGACGAACCGGATGCGCATCGCGGCGTGGTGTTTCAGCGCTATTCAGTGTTCCCGCATCTGACGGTGCTGGGCAACGTGATGCTGGGCGACGAGTTCAGCAGTGCGCGTTGGCTGGGCCGCGTGTGGGGAAAGAAGCGTCAGGCGATTCGCCAGCGTGCGCAGGCCATGCTGGCGCAGGTCGGCCTTGAACATGCGCAGAATAAATATCCGCATCAGCTGTCGGGCGGCATGCAGCAGCGTCTGGCGCTGGCGCAGGCGTTGATGAAGCAGCCGCGCATTTTGCTGCTGGATGAGCCTTTCGGCGCACTCGATCCCGGCATCCGCGGCGAGATGCACCAACTGATTACCCGCTTGTGGCAGCAGCACAACCTGACCATTTTCATGATCACCCACGATCTGAAAGAGGGATTTAGCCTCGCCTCGCGTCTGCTGGTGTTTGACAAGCTGCGCCACGATCCGCACGCGCCTGAAGCCTGGGGCGCGACCATCACGTACGACCTGCCGCTGGATCGCGCACAGCCATCCGAGCCGCTGGTCGCCTAA
- a CDS encoding HD domain-containing protein — protein sequence MRDSLEEQARRYATEAHAAAGQRRKYTDEPYIVHPAAVAELVRSVTDDEQMIAAAWLHDTVEDTPSTLDDIERHFGARVADLVDQLTDSAQPAAKNRAARKLAHFRHTADASPEAQTIKLADIIDNTRAIVQYDADFARVYLVEKQIQIQLLREGDSHLWQQAEQTIKQGLAQLALPPYSVPESWFIKQAAKYGAIN from the coding sequence ATGCGAGATTCACTGGAAGAGCAAGCGCGCCGTTATGCCACTGAAGCGCATGCTGCTGCGGGTCAACGCCGCAAATACACTGACGAGCCTTACATTGTGCATCCGGCTGCCGTCGCCGAGTTAGTGCGTAGCGTTACCGATGATGAACAGATGATTGCCGCCGCCTGGCTGCATGACACAGTTGAAGACACGCCTAGCACCTTAGATGATATCGAGCGCCATTTCGGCGCGCGCGTGGCGGACCTGGTAGATCAACTCACCGACAGCGCGCAGCCTGCAGCGAAAAATCGCGCCGCACGTAAGCTGGCGCATTTCCGTCATACCGCCGATGCCTCGCCCGAGGCGCAAACCATCAAGCTGGCCGACATCATCGACAATACTCGCGCCATCGTGCAGTACGATGCCGACTTTGCGCGCGTCTATCTGGTGGAAAAGCAGATTCAGATTCAGCTCCTGCGCGAGGGCGATAGTCATTTGTGGCAGCAAGCTGAACAAACCATCAAACAGGGATTAGCGCAATTAGCGCTGCCGCCATACAGCGTGCCAGAGAGTTGGTTCATCAAACAGGCGGCAAAGTACGGCGCTATAAATTAA
- a CDS encoding urea amidolyase associated protein UAAP2, which translates to MITESPRNPDEARLQQQIDAGDYWLQRIEAGQTLRITDLEGNQAADTLFFNADDTAERYSMSDTLRGQNNVFLTAGSVLRSNRDRPMLTITADTCGRHDTLGGACSCESNTVRYDLEKRHMHSCRDSWMLAVAEKPQFGLMRRDITHNINFFMNVPVTHDGGLTFADGISAPGKYVEMVAQINVLVLISNCPQLNNPCNGYNPTSILVSVW; encoded by the coding sequence ATGATCACTGAAAGTCCGCGCAATCCAGACGAAGCGCGCTTACAACAGCAAATTGATGCCGGTGATTACTGGTTGCAGCGTATCGAAGCCGGTCAGACGCTACGCATCACCGATCTGGAAGGCAATCAGGCCGCCGATACGCTGTTTTTCAATGCTGATGACACCGCTGAACGCTACAGCATGAGCGACACGCTGCGCGGGCAGAACAATGTGTTTCTGACGGCCGGCAGCGTGCTGCGCTCCAACCGTGATCGCCCGATGTTGACCATTACCGCCGATACCTGCGGCCGTCACGATACCTTGGGCGGCGCCTGCTCGTGCGAGAGCAACACCGTGCGCTATGACCTGGAAAAGCGCCATATGCATTCGTGCCGCGATAGCTGGATGCTGGCGGTGGCGGAGAAGCCGCAGTTTGGCCTGATGCGCCGCGACATCACCCACAACATCAATTTTTTCATGAACGTGCCGGTGACGCATGACGGCGGATTGACCTTTGCCGACGGCATTTCTGCGCCGGGCAAATATGTCGAGATGGTGGCGCAGATCAACGTGCTGGTGCTGATCTCCAACTGCCCGCAGCTCAACAATCCCTGCAACGGTTACAACCCAACGTCGATTTTAGTCAGCGTGTGGTGA